In the genome of Drosophila gunungcola strain Sukarami unplaced genomic scaffold, Dgunungcola_SK_2 000165F, whole genome shotgun sequence, the window ATTACCTACGTTACTTGGAATTACACACAAATTGGAACAGTTAACTAACTTAGAATTTGGCGACCCTCTATCAGATGCGCTTAAATCTGGCGTTTACAAGCGGTTTCCTTTCATTATTAACTTGACCTCCGATGAGGCCAAACCTTTTGTTTTGTCGACCATTAcaattccaaaatttaaattaaaatggattCCAATTttggagaaaaaaaatttgaaaacatttaaggaGTGGCTAGTTGAAGAAACAAAAGAAGGCGAAGAACAATTTGTAAAAGATAGTGTTTTGACCAACGATTCAGAAGAGTTTTACACTTCAACTTCAGCTCTAAAGTCAAGGGAGGAaaaagattttgaaaattgtaaatttgaaCTCGATGTTTTAGCATATTTCAATGACACAGATAAAAACTTGACATCATTACAAAACTACAAAAGAATCCtacatgtttttttaaagtttaattctGTTCTCCCGAGCTCAGCTCCGGTTGAACGCTTATTTAGCTGTGGTGGTCAAGTTCTTACCCCGAAAAGAAACCGGCTGGGGGACGAAATATTTGAAACGCttgttatgttaaaaaaacacgagtattaataaatccaagaaaagaaaccaatgtgtctaagaaaaggaaaccaatgttacttatgtttataaatctcagtatttaagaaaaggaaaccaatgttacttatgtttataaatctcagtatctcagaaaaagaaaccaatgtgacgatctcaaaaaaagaaaccaatgtgacttatgtttataaatc includes:
- the LOC128265852 gene encoding uncharacterized protein LOC128265852; this encodes MNSVTDIFVKAIDLLQGENRCYLGYLLPTLLGITHKLEQLTNLEFGDPLSDALKSGVYKRFPFIINLTSDEAKPFVLSTITIPKFKLKWIPILEKKNLKTFKEWLVEETKEGEEQFVKDSVLTNDSEEFYTSTSALKSREEKDFENCKFELDVLAYFNDTDKNLTSLQNYKRILHVFLKFNSVLPSSAPVERLFSCGGQVLTPKRNRLGDEIFETLVMLKKHEY